tgaatcaaatTTAATTGGTGTGGGAAGTTCTGGCTCTGTGTACAAAGGCACATTATCTGGTGGAAGTGTAGTGGCGATAAAGGTTCTAGATTTGGAAAATGAGCAAGTATGCAGAAGGTTTGATACTGAATGCGAAGTGATGAGAAATGTTAGACACAGAAATCTTGTTCCGGTGATTACTACTTGTTCTAGTGACTATATAAGAGCCTTTGTTCTGCGATATATGCCCAACGGGAGTCTTGAGAATTGGTTGTACAGAGAAGATTGCCACTTGAACCTTCATCAAAGAGTCGCCGTAATGCTTGATGCAGCTatggcaattgaatatctacaTCATGGTAATGTTACTCCAATTGTTCATTGTGACCTAAAGCCAGCCAACGTTCTTTTGGATGAAGATATGGTGGCTCGTGTTGGTGATTTTGGAATCTCTAAAATTTTAGCCATAAGCAAGTCCATGGCTTATACTGAGACATTGGGCACTCTTGGATACATTGCACCAGGTATAAAAAATCTACTCtttttgattttctcttatcatAATTAAGTCTCTCCAAATTCTACAAAGTAAAAAGAGCAAGTTTTTATTTATGCAAAATTATTGTTGTATTTCGATTGAGTAACTTTTCTTCAATCCTTTTTTAAGAATATGGCTCGGAGGGAATAGTGTCCGCTAGTGGTGATGTTTATAGTTACGGCATCATGTTGATGGAGGTTTTGACCAAAAGAAGGCCAACAGATGAAGAGATATGCAATGAAAATCTTGACTTGAGGAAATGGATCACACAATCATTTTCAGGGACTATGATGGACGTTGTGGATGCCAATCTTTTTTCCGAGGAAGAACAGATCACTTCCCAAAGTGAAATCTGCATAGCCTCCATGATAGAATTGGGTTTAGACTGCACAAAGGAAATGCCAGAATCAAGAATAACCATGAAAGAAGTAGTCAAGAGGCTTAACAAAATCAAGAACACATTTCTGGAAACATAGAAGTGATCAGCATCTCTTTCGATAGCGTTCTTTTCTGATGCTTTTTGGTTTCTTTAGTAAAGTCATCGTATAGTACTTACTTGGAGTCATGTATTGTCTGTAATTTCATTTGAGTGGTTTTGAACCTGTTCTACTTTTAGCTATTTGTAATTATGTTTTGAATGCTAGCTATAAAGAAATTAATAAAGGTGTTTAGCTGCACTATTTTGCTTTTTATTCATTAGCTTCTTTATTTGTATTCAATAAACTTGTTTTGTACTCTCTGTGATAGtgtgaaaaaaaataaacaattagTGAATTGAGAATGTACTGTATTCTTGGAATTTAGATGCAGAACAGGAAATGAGCTTTAATAAGAAAGGACATGGAAaggaaattcaaaattttaagtattttttttgtgtgttaatcCAAAAAACCTGTTGGCTTCGAAACTTGGCTAGGCTACGCCTTACAAACCTGTTGATCGATACTCATTGAATGATCATCAGTGGTGTctcttttttcattattaatgtGTCAGAAAATAGAAATTCAAGATTTTAAGaggttttttatgtgtgttagtccacaatttttttgaaaattatttgatctACTCTTCTAGCCCCAAACTTGTCCAGATTGGGCCTCACGGTCCCAGTGACTAGTACGCATTTCATCTTAACAAATGATGTCTCTTTTTTATCGTTTTGGTGTTACaaaatagaaatttaaaattttaagtgtttttttGTATGTTAATCCACTGTCCAAACTTGACCAAGCATGGAGGACAGTACTTATTACCTTTTCATGAATGACGTCTCTATTTTTCAGTATTTTAGCATCGccaaataaaaatttgaaattttaattatttatttttatatgtgtGAGTCCATTAATTTTTCAGACCTTTAAACACACTCAAAACAACCTTTGATTGTGAGTCCATTAAGAATGACGTTTCTAGTCTCCTTGTATAGTAATgtcttcaacattctcatttgaATTGTGCTATTAATGGCACAGGAAAAATATGGCTAGGCAGAGCATGGGGAGCATATGCTACtgttattttctcaaaaaaaaaaaaaaaaaaagaagacagaAGAGGAAATTATACAGAATTAGGAAACTCTAGGCTTTGTGTATATGTTTATAGAGAGAGGAGATATGGGCTATATCGGAAATGGGCTTTAGGTGAAAGAAGCTCCCTCTCTTTTTTGCTCTTTCTTTCTGCATTGTACTATGAATTTGGGTAATAGGCCCAAATGagtttgtatttattttgatattaataaaataccaaaaattctcttaaaaaaacaaaaagaaagaaaaaagaaagagctATGTCATGACATATTGTTCCGCCTAATTACAGTTGACTTCGATGATCTTTATAATTGGATTATTAAATTCAGAACATCCTCCTCATCGTCTATCCAAGAAGAAGAACCAAATCtcctatttctctctctataatcACAAAACTCATATAACAATGGAGAAAATTGGGAAAAGATTTGAAGGGAAAGTGGTGATTGTAACAGCTTCTACCCAAGGTATTGGATTTAGCATAGCTCAGAGACTTGGATTTGAAGGTGCTTCTGTTGTTATCTCCTCTCGCAAACAGGTTTTTTTCTTCGctccaatttttttaaaaaattttggggtttgttttttttttggcaaaatTTGGATGATTCTTCAATTGGGTGTTTCAGATTTTGCTTAAAGTTAATGTCTTTATCCTTTTATCTGGTTGTATATGCTAAAAGATTTGTTTCTTGCCAAGATTTGAGTGATTCTTCAAATGGGTATTTGCAGATTTTGTTTAAGTTAATGCCTTTATTTTTCATCTGGTTATATATGATAACAAAGGGTGTTTGATGAACTGAAGAACTTGATCTTTTTTAGAATTTCTCACACACACACATGATCCCTATGAATGGCGGATTGTTGGGTTAAATAAGCTCAAAGATACTCTTTAACATGGTGTGATATTGTCCAATTTGGGCCAAGCTCTCACAGTTTTCCTCAGAAAGGTTTACACCATTAAGAGATCCTACATCTCATATGTTGCTTCCTAATCTTTTCAACTACCAATGTGGGACTTTGTTTGCATAGAGGATGAACACATCTAATTCCGTGTGTATTCGGATATTAACTTTTTAGTGCCTTAGGTGTCAATGTTCAAATCGCATTTGTCCAAGCCTTGGTGGGCAGTTACCTGTGTGGATTCGGCAATTAACGTTTTAGTGTCTTAGGTCTTAGGTTCAAATCGCATATGTCTAAGCCTTGGTGGGATATAGTAGGTACCTGTTTGTTACAAGTAATTTGTAACAAAAATAGCATCAAAGAAATAGAAAGAGTGTCACTGTTTttttgggacttttctgtaATTGTGTATTGTTTACTCCCTTCATATCGGGGATTTGACTTTAGGTATTGTCTATTTCATTTTACAGGAAAATGTAGATGAAGCAGTAAAGAAACTGAGAGATGGAGGAATTGACGTGTTGGGATTAGTATGTCATGTCTCAAATGCACAACAGAGGAAGAATTTGATAGACAAGACTATTCAGGTATGAATTGAATTGATATTGTCTTAAATTAACATTTCTTGGTCTGTGCTTGCATATCTTGGAGTCAATTGTCTGTTATTTTCTTGGGAATGGTTTTTGATCTAACAATTTATGTAAAGCTAATTGCTTTTTCTGATGTCTAACTACGGAAAATGAGAAGTCAATGCTTTCTACTTTGTACGATCTAACTTTGTCAattgaaatttataatttttcagAAATATGGGAAACTAGATGTGGTTGTGTCAAATGCCGCTGTCAATCCTTCAGTAGATGCAATCTTAGAAACTAAAGCATCAGTCCTTGACAAGCTTTGGGATATCAATGTCAAAGCGTCTATACTATTACTACAAGTAAGTTGGTGAGAAAAATTTCACGAGAACAACATTGCAAATGCATGTGTTACTTCGTGTAGCATTTATTGAATACATTGGAAGGCAATGACTACTAGTTCTAGTATCACATATTTCCATTTACTTCTAATTCCCGAATTCCTTCATGTTTTGGCCTTTGCACTTAATATTTTGTTCTTTATACTGTTTATAGGATGCAGCTCCTTACCTTAAGAATGGTTCATCAGTTGTTCTAATTTCCTCAATTTCTGGTTACTCGCCACCAGCTTCAATGGGTATGTATGGGGTGACAAAAACTGCGCTACTCGGACTTACAAAGGTACTAATGTTTAACTTGGCGTCCCTGGCACATAACTACTATATCCTATTAAAAGTTTTGTTCTTGTTCTCTTATTCGGAAAGCCAGGCTCTTGCAGCTGAAATGAGTCCAGATACTCGTGTAAACTGTGTAGCACCAGGTTTTGTACCAACCCATTTTGCTGATTTCATCACGAGTAATGAACAAGTGGTAAGTTGTTATTAAATTAAATCTCTTAGTCATAGTAAAATCTGATGAATATTCACTATTTACTTACTAACTATTTACTTACTAACAACTTGCTGATTGTGTTAGAGGAGAGAGATTGAGGGTAAGACATTACTCCATAGGCTTGGAACAACACAAGATATGGCTGCGGCTGTTGCTTATTTGGCTTCTGATGATGCTGCTTATGTAACTGGAGAAACTCTGGTTGTTGCTGGAGGAATGCCTTCCAGACTCTGACTTCTCGATTGCAGTGCCTCCCCTTGTGGTTTTAGCTCGCTTGCGTCGGGCTAGGAGGGACATGCTTATGATGTTATGCAAGTCCTGTGACCGGTACCAAGGGGAAGCATGAATCAGACCAATAAGACACTGCTCTCTGCATGTTGTTACAACAACAGAAGCCCACACTGGAATTTCATTACCTTATTCCTTAAACCACTTTTGTAGAACTTCTTGCTTTTAGCTCTCTTCACCTTGAGAGCAAATGGCAGGGTTACATTATTATGATGTCAGAGGCAAACCGTGTCTTGTCCAGTAGTTGCATGCATTATGATATTCATATAGTCAACCTCGACTTATTTAGCACTGAAACAATAACATGAGCATGAGCTACAAGatttttatctcaattgatAGGTAAAAATCATCAAAAGTTTGAGGTGAAACTTCTTTAGCATTACAAGGTGAATAGCCTTAGAGGGATAGTTTGGAAAGTGTGCTCTGAATTGAATTATTTGTGTCAGTAGTTAGCAGattgcgagatgataataaaCACACATAGCATTGAAAATGCATCTATAGGACATTTGAATTTTCAATGATTTATCTCATCATTATTTATCTAGGTCCTAGGATGACCTAATGATCATGCCAAAGCACAATTGTGATAATACGACGATTCATTGTTTACTTATTTACTGGTGTTTAGAGGCTGCAGCTGTTGCTTATTTGGCTTCTGATTATGCTGTAACAGGAGAAACTCTGGTTGTCGCTGGGGGAATGCTTTCTGGACTTTTTAACTTCTTGATCGGTTTTATTTGGGGACAACCGATAAAATTGGAACGAAACAAAGATTTTAATCACTTGATTGTGGTGTCTTTCCCTTCTGGTTTTGGACTTGCTTATGATAAGCCACGTCATACCGTGTAGCACACTAGCATTTGTTTGCTTTTACCGAGGAAATGATCACTTATAAATTGAATAGAAGAAAACGATCTTCTCAAATGTCATATGTataaagaggacataaaactaaaaataaatggaaGTGTTTACGGAACCTTACCCCTGCCTTGCAAgtgtagagaggttgtttctgatgaaccctcggctcaagtacAGCAAAAAGTGAGAAATAAATTCTTAATTACTAGTTGGTGAAGGCAGATATTAGGAATTAATGAAATAGTAATAGTAAAACTTATACAATTATAAGAGAAGCTGAATCATTACACTGATATGGAAACTAAATACTCTACAGAGAAACCCACAGGCAAATGTGCATGTGAAATGAAAGCTAAACAAAGATATGAACATATATAAACACCTTGATAGTTTTATGTACATAATAAAGTAAGTAGCTGAAATCACACAAGATATAGCACGCTTTTATCCTCCTCATTTTCCGGATATCAGCTAAAACGTGGGAAGATAAACTTTAGACATCTACAATCTTCAGTTTTTCTCTGCTCATGTTCCCTATGGGTATTATCAGGGGAATAACCGATCGAGGCTATGCTGTCCTCGCATTGCCATCTGCTCAAATCTTTCGCCATGACTCATCAGAAATCAAAATTGAAACTATATGAGCAAACTTATACAGGGATCACATCTGCATTTTGAGTGTCGTCACATGTCAAGATGAGACCTTCGATGTAAGTAGGGAGAAGACAACGGGTCCACTGACATCCTGTTGAAATAGGCTCTACTGGTGGAACAATCATTAGGACATTCTCATGGCGCCTTACAAGCCCCATTACACTAACAGTGCTTCCTTCTTTGATGTAACTGTCATTAGGAGCCACCATAAAGAATCAGCCAAGTCTCAGAAAGTTGTCACAAATTTATAATGAAAGCACGTAATATGAGCTATCAAATTTGTGAAATGGCTGAGATAAACCCACAATCCACAACTTACCCTTCTTTGAGGCGCATTATGTGGTCATCACTTGAGAGGCTCCGATCAGCAAGCCAGCGCAGGAAGTTGGGAGACAACTCTTTGTTACTCTTTGTTACATCAATGACTGTAGTTGCCTTGACAAATGGGACAACTTTTGCTCCGTAACCTGCCTTCACGATAGCTCTTAAACCAGACTGGAAGTCCGAGATGTAGAAATCAGCCACATATTTCTGTTATCGAAAGGTAAAAACAACCCATGAATTTCCGATAGGAGTTTTGGACAAAATATTTGGAGTTGGTGCCAATGCAGAAACCCGGTTGGCAAGAAGCATCTATGTCTTGGGTGTTAATACAGCACAAGAAGAATTTACTATCACTAATACTGCAGCAACAGAAGTCAACAGCCATGCAAAAGCTAACCAGCCGAAGCCTTAGTCAGGAATTTACCATATGATGAAGTTACTGATATTTAATAAGTCCAATTGTTAGCATATGATGTTGATCAGGAGGCCTGTTGACATTATACAAACTTGCAGGAGTTGGCATGTCATGTAAATTTGTTCAACCTTGAACAGTGATGGCCAGCCCATGGCAGGCTTTTTGACATTCTATGAACTTGCAAGGGTTAAGATGCCTCACTAAGAAATAATATCAGCATAACTAATACCAACATTACTAATACATCATATCCCGCACTATTCATATATACTCTACCAAACGACTCCTAATTGTTCAACCTTGAACAGTAACAGTCTATGGGCTCCCACATGCCCTGGCTCCCAACCTATCAGGTTGCTCATAAAGTTAATAGAACTTCATTTAAGTTCCTACATAATAAAACTATAATACTATAGCAGTCACTTGGAAGCATTACAAAACTTCTCATGGAGATAAAGTCATACAAGGACCCAGCAAGTGTATCTTTGCAACTGTGTTATAAAAGAATAATATGATACTTGAAATAAAACACCGACATGGTTACTACCAATTCAGTCTTCCAAATAAGCCTATAAATGCAATATTTAATATATGCAAAACTAACCTCCGAATGTCTGCGGCCCCATGAGAAGCAACGGTGGCTAGGATTTGCTGATTTTCCACCCCAACCTTTGTATTCATCCAGTTCTGTAGAAGCATATACACATCTTGGTGTCCGCTGAAAAGAAGTTTCAAGTGGTATACTTCCACAAGTGACAACCTACACAAAACAATATATTATATACCCTTCATATAATTGTCGGAATTTAATGTATAATTGGATATCTGACTACACCCTAACAGCATGCTATGAAAATTCAAACAAACATTAGTAACTGTGAGCTAATTTCTGTAGAGTTCTCTTTCAAAGGCTCTCGAATGTGGGGAAAAAAATTTAATCAGAAAAATGTGTAAGAAATTCTGTATAGTGTCCAGCCAAATATGTAGAACCCACCTCATATGCCCAATTTCTGAACTCGAGAGTAATTCTTAAGGAGGAATATAAAATTCATTTTGGATAATAGAAGTAGTTCAATCCCACAGGTTAACCATCATACTCTAAGTACTCTTGCAGTCTGAGAAGGATGATTACCATGGAACCTTAAAAATGGACTCCTGCAAACTGATTTATAACTGAGCGATTTCCAAGGGAGAGCCGAAACAAGGTTTGATGCTTGGTGAATAATGGACTTGTCCCTCTACCCTTCTCCATTTATATACAAAGATATCACCAACAGGATTCAAATTTGTGACATACTCCTAACCGACACATCACAGATTGTGCTCTTATCACTACGGTGTCCAGGCCAGTTGCTACACACCTCTACAATTACACAGAGTTGTCCTACTAAAGCATTTCACATTTAAAAGAGCCTTCAATCATAGTTCCCAGAGCTTAGTTCTAGTGGCAAAGGTTGAAGGACTTCTGACTTGGGTCACATGATCGAGCCTTGC
This sequence is a window from Solanum dulcamara chromosome 10, daSolDulc1.2, whole genome shotgun sequence. Protein-coding genes within it:
- the LOC129869999 gene encoding tropinone reductase-like 3, with amino-acid sequence MIFIIGLLNSEHPPHRLSKKKNQISYFSLYNHKTHITMEKIGKRFEGKVVIVTASTQGIGFSIAQRLGFEGASVVISSRKQENVDEAVKKLRDGGIDVLGLVCHVSNAQQRKNLIDKTIQKYGKLDVVVSNAAVNPSVDAILETKASVLDKLWDINVKASILLLQDAAPYLKNGSSVVLISSISGYSPPASMGMYGVTKTALLGLTKALAAEMSPDTRVNCVAPGFVPTHFADFITSNEQVRREIEGKTLLHRLGTTQDMAAAVAYLASDDAAYVTGETLVVAGGMPSRL